The DNA region GGATTCGACCACCACTGCAAGTGGCTGAACGTGTGCGTCGGGAGGGAGAACTATATCGCTTTTTTCTGCTTCGTGAGCGGAAGCGTGTTCACCAGCTTCACAACTCTTGGCAGCGTCATCTGCTTGCttgcgcggtggtggcatgtgctggcggagcgccACAGCGCCTACTTTCGCGCGGGCCCGGTTGTGCTGTGCATCGTGCTCCTCGTCGGCATCGTTCCCATTGTGCACTTGTTCGGATTTCACATCTACTTGCATTTTATACTGAGGACGACAACGTATCAGCACATTGTAGGCAAGCGCGAGGAGACCTTCCAGATCCCGGCCGAGGAGGCAGCCCCAAAGAAGACaagctgttgctgctgctagAGTGTCGTGGACGACAGCCGCCACGACTCCTCTCGGGGCTGCCGGTGCCtcagggggggggcgacTGGTCTGCCTCTCGCCGCGTGCTCATGTATGCAAAACAGAAAAAGTGCTCCAAACGCGTGCCTTTGCGGTGCATTacgtctctccctcttccctctttctctatGTGCTTCAACGGtctcttcgcttctttttttttatttgagtgtgtgtgcttgcttgcggcagcggcggcgatgttGTCTTCTCTGGCTGTTGGCTCATGTGCACAGCGCCTTGTCCTTTCTGCGACTTGTGATGCACGTTTATGGCATCTTTGGTGGGGCCCATGTACAGACGATATGCGTGGGTATCCGTGTCGACGATGCTGAACGGCCCTTTCTCCCCCTactcccctctttctcctccgtTTCTTATTATTGCGACGATAATTGCcgtgctgccgttgccgctcgATGCTGTTTGTTGTCGTCCGTGGTGAATGTCCTGCGCGATTCGGCTGCTCACATTCGCCGGGTGGTCGTTCTTCCTTTGTCGTCGCTCTTGTTCGTTTTGGTTCCCGTCCATGTTCTTCTGGctccccgctgccgctgctgatgcgcttctttctctctcctcgtctTTGTAAAACTCAACGTTTTCTCTTCGTCTGTGTcggggtgcgcgcgcgtgtgcgtctgtgagTCAGCACGTATGTATACACATGGCGCGTGTCGAGTGATCTATCGCcacacccctcctcctcctcctcgttggcGGTCGTTTGTGTGTGAGGTGCTTGGTGTTCTTATTAGTAGTCGTAGCTCGTGCCGCACCGTGTCGCattcctcctcgtccttggCCATCCTCTCCGCGACTCCTCTCAGGCGCCACTGGCGGCGCTTTCTTTCTTACATCCGCTTGACCTcacttctttttctttttttgtgtggttgtgtgtgCTCTCCTCGTTTTCCCTTTCTCGCGCACGAGCGCCAAGACAAGCATGTTTGCATTACGCACGTACGGCGACAGCGGTATTTGGCCGACCGCGCCTCCTGCACTGCCCGTTTTatggtctctctctcacacccTCTGCTGCAATCTTCGTTTTCCTCTGTGCTGGCTTGTAATATGTGCACCCCGATGACGAGGGGACAACGCCCCGCAGGGCGTGGCGTCTCAgtgtgcagcgcagcagccccacCTATCCCTGCCAGTGCTCAACCGCTTCTCGTGGCGGCAGGGCGTgaggtcctggacggcgttgcgtgggggaggggcgaccTGCCAGGGCGAACACGCTTCTGCGATCGATATGGTGGGCAGAGCgtcggcgtgactcgagcgtctcccacccccggccctcacactgtCTACTGACGTGGGGGTGCCTGAGTGCCACCCGCGAGGAGGATGCACGACGTGGCGACCTGCctgatgggggagcggctgtgaggcgacatgcgaggcggcggattTGTAGAGTCTggggcagaggccgtgctgcgaTGACTGGGTCCGCATCGCTGTAACGCGCGTGTCtagggctgctgcgcgcgacgTGATGGGCGCCTGTGGGGCAGAACGAGCGCGTTGACGGAAAAGGTGGCTTGGCTCTTACTGTCTGGCCCActgcccttttctctcccaccgcggcaccgtcgctggTAGAGGCGTTTTTGTACACCAAACGCGACGCAGACGAACCAACGAAAAGCAGAGGACCAaggacagcaccgccgctgatATGGCGATGCGCACGCTGCGTATCCTGACCGGGTGAGGGAAAGGCCTGCACGCCTGTTGCACGCGAgagcctcttcctcttccggCTCTCTAAGCGAGCGGGCTCCCGCCCGCAGATTTCGTGAAGCGACAGCGATGTCTTGCCGGCAGGGTAGATCCTTCACGTCCTCGCTCCCACTGTTTCGCCTTCATGCTCTGCATTTGTGCTGttgcaccccccccccccccacacgTGCTACTCTCCGCCcgcctgccctccctcctcccctctttcttccGTGGCCTGCGACACACCCGACAGCATTCTAACGCCATTACGGAGGTTTTCTCTCATAGCCATCATCATAGCCTTTCGTTTTGTGTTGTCGACTTCGCTTCCGCCCTTGCCCTCTTGTCTTAtctcttcgttttcttttttttttggtgccctgcggtgctgctcatcTGCCATCATCACCGGTGGTCTTGGGTGCCTGCCTTGCTGCATCCCTTACACAGGTGCACGGCTGAGACACCGCCAAGCAAAGACAACAACAGGAGCGCCCTCACGAGAGCAACGAAAACGGCAGCAGTCTGGGAGACACTCACGCCAGACATCGCCATCCGCGCCCCCGCTCTTTGCTTGCGCTTGCCGTTGCCGTGTTctctcccgccctccccctttcgcTGTCGCTCGTACCACCGCACACTACATCGAAAGAGCACGCCGAGAAGGGTTCGCCATCATGATCGGCGAGCTACTCCTTCTCCTGGCCGCCGGCCTGGCACTGTACGGCTGGTACTTCTGCAAGTCCTTCAACACGACCCGCCCCACCGATCCGCCGGTCGTTCACGGAACGACGCCTTTTGTGGGTCACATCATCCAGTTCGGCAAGGATCCGCTGGGCTTCATGctgaaggcgaagaagaagtACGGCGGCATATTCACCATGAACATCTGCGGCAACCGCATCACCGTCGTTGGCGACGTTCACCAGCACAGCAAGTTCTTCACCCCGCGTAACGAGATTCTCTCCCCGCGTGAGGTCTACAGCTTCATGGTGCCTGTCTTTGGCGAGGGCGTCGCCTACGCCGCGCCGTACCCGCGCatgcgcgagcagctcaaCTTCCTGGCCGAGGAGCTGACTGTGGCCAAGTTCCAGAACTTCGCACCGTCGATCCAGCACGAGGTGCGCAAGTTTATGAAGGCGAACTGGAACAAGGACGAAGGCGAGATCAACATCCTCGACGACTGCAGCGCCATGATCATCAACACCGCTTGCCAGTGCCTCTTCGGCGAAGACCTGCGCAAGCGCCTGGACGCGCGCCAGTTCGCACAGCTGCTGGCCAAGATGGAGAGCTGCCTCATCCCCGCCGCTGTCTTCCTGCCGTGGATCCtgaagctgccgctgccgcagtcctaccgctgccgcgacgccCGCGCTGAGCTGCAGGATATCCTCAGCGAGATCATCATTGCTcgcgagaaggaggaggctcAGAAGGACACCAACACGTCGGACCTGCTCGCCGGTCTGCTCGGCGCCGTGTACCGCGATGGCACCCGCATGTCTCAGCACGAGGTGTGCGGAATGATCGTTGCCGCCATGTTTGCTGGCCAGCACACCTCCActatcaccaccacctgGTCCCTGCTGCATCTGATGGATCCACGCAACAAGAGGCACCTCGCGAAGCTGCACCAGGAGATTGACGAGTTCCCCGCGCAGTTGAACTACGACAACGTCATGGAGGAGATGCCGTTCGCGGagcagtgcgcgcgcgagtcGATCCGCCGCGACCCGCCGCTCGTAATGCTCATGCGCAAGGTATTGAAGCCAGTCCAGGTGGGCAAGTACGTCGTGCCGGAGGGTGACATCATCGCCTGCTCGCCGCTCCTCTCGCACCAGGATGAGGAAGCGTTCCCAAATCCGCGTGAGTGGAACCCGGAGCGCAACATGAAGCtcgtcgacggcgccttCTGCGGCTTCGGTGCTGGCGTGCACAAGTGCATCGGCGAGAAGTTTGGCCTACTTCAGGTCAAGACGGTGCTGGCAACGGTCTTGCGCGACTACGACTTTGAGCTCCTCGGCCCACTGCCGGAGCCGAACTACCACACCATGGTGGTGGGCCCGACGGCCAGCCAGTGCCGCGTAAAGTACATcaagaagaagaaggcggcTGCTTAGAGCGAGGACGCGGGTCGGAAACGCAAGCCGATGAAAACccgagagagacggagacggcgctgagagcacgtgcgtgtgtgtcggtgtgatCGCCGTTTGTTGTTGTCGCTTCTctgtggggagggaggggggggctcAACAGCCAGAACAGCGGCCAAGCATCCATGGCGATGTCGTTCTGTGATACGCGTGCACAAGTGCGCgcccgcttttttttttcgtgtctGCACCGCTGTGAGCCGAGTCGAGTTGCCggcaccacacacacacacacacctagAGGGAGAATGTGGCAAGGCAAGAAGCAAGCAGGTGAGGTTTACGCGGTGACCTGGCACAGttcacgcacgcagagaggcaCCCGAAGCCGATGGACATGTGAGCCGCACGATGCACATGTATATACATACGTATCTCCAtggagcgagcgagcgaaacggatgcggcggtgctgcggtggaAGGCAAGACGAAGAGATGTGAAAAAAATGCAGGGAGGAAAAGCACAACCACAGACGACGCCTGTGCAGAGAGCGCCTGAGCTTGAGGAAAGCGATGCGAATGCGCATAAGTATACCTGTATGGAcatgtgtgtctgcggcATGCCTGCATGCacatcagctgcagcaccactggAGAGAGGACAAGAGTaacggacacacacacacacacacaaacacacacacacacacgacgacacacgcacgagcgggcacgcgaggaggcgagccaccgaaaaaaaaaaaatagcagcagctccaaaagaggcggaggaaaCTGAGCACTGACCCGTAACACCGCCCTCCCACTTTGCGGCGGACTGCGACGTCGTTGGAGGGTGAAaggtggtagtggtggtggtgggtgagagcgccgcgccgcgagGGAGATGCCAACGAGTGAGCAAGGGTGAGGGAGACGAATCGACGCGTAACGTTGGCAGCCTGCATACATGCACACGAAAACTGACTGTTACCGCACCGTCGCCAATATATgacgagcacacgcgcagagcgCACTCATTCCCACCTAATCACCGTGCCACGCAGAGAGCTACACATCCACaggcgggggggggtgcattttgttttcttcttttcgccGTTGTCAGCGGTGAGGActcctctgctgctgttgcgccCTTCAGGTACAGGAGTAGCGAAGAGCGAGACAAGAGGTTGATGGTGAGAAGGTGCTGTTCATAGCCCCTCTGGctgccttctcttttctcgtTCTTTGTGACCTCTCCACCGTGTATCGCCAACGAGCTCCTCACGCACGCCAAGCGCGTTCGTGCGCACCCTGTAAGTCTTAGTGATACGTGTGGCATGCAGTTTGCCTTGCGCGCTCCCGCtaatgcgcgcgtgcactcTTCTTCTTGCAACCCCGCTCCCCCCGCCCATATTCTTCTTTGCCGTTCCTCTGCAAACCCGGTAGACACGGAACGTTTTTGCTCTGGTCCCTTAGGCTTACCTCAGACCTTATCGGAAGATCGTTGCATGCAtgtatgcatgcatgtgtgcgacAGCGCAATATGCGATGGCTTCATCGCTGCCTTGCGGGTACCTCTCGCTGTTATATATATTTATTTCACTTGCCTTCCTTCCCCTTGCCTATGGACGAAGCTTGAccggcatctgcgccccGCCCATCCTTCAACTCTCCTACTGTCTCTCACTCCATGTCTTTTGCtctctccgtgcgtgtgtgttggcATGTTGCATCGGCGGCGCATTTTCaacccccccttccccttcgtctctctcgctctatCCGTCTGCGGAGTGCTCGAGCCTGTCTTGCCCTTCGCCTGGCAATGCGTTTGCGCGCGTGAGCGTGAGTGTCCCTCCGGCTCTTCTCCTATTCtgtcctctcctcctctctctgcagGTGCGTTTCTTTCTTGGTGTGCTGTCGCGCACGTCTTTggtctccgtctctctgttGCGATGATGTCCTTGACGCTGTTGTGGATGATGTCGATGATCCTTCTCGTTGTTTTAGCGGCGAAcgcccttcccccaccctc from Leishmania infantum JPCM5 genome chromosome 11 includes:
- a CDS encoding putative lanosterol 14-alpha-demethylase → MIGELLLLLAAGLALYGWYFCKSFNTTRPTDPPVVHGTTPFVGHIIQFGKDPLGFMLKAKKKYGGIFTMNICGNRITVVGDVHQHSKFFTPRNEILSPREVYSFMVPVFGEGVAYAAPYPRMREQLNFLAEELTVAKFQNFAPSIQHEVRKFMKANWNKDEGEINILDDCSAMIINTACQCLFGEDLRKRLDARQFAQLLAKMESCLIPAAVFLPWILKLPLPQSYRCRDARAELQDILSEIIIAREKEEAQKDTNTSDLLAGLLGAVYRDGTRMSQHEVCGMIVAAMFAGQHTSTITTTWSLLHLMDPRNKRHLAKLHQEIDEFPAQLNYDNVMEEMPFAEQCARESIRRDPPLVMLMRKVLKPVQVGKYVVPEGDIIACSPLLSHQDEEAFPNPREWNPERNMKLVDGAFCGFGAGVHKCIGEKFGLLQVKTVLATVLRDYDFELLGPLPEPNYHTMVVGPTASQCRVKYIKKKKAAA